A genomic stretch from Serratia entomophila includes:
- a CDS encoding glycosyltransferase: MRILMIIDGLPGGGAEKVVLTLCQGMQQMGHAVSLISLRDVCKYPIPAGIDYQVVADRSRAPWRKLTELSRRAAALDLTIAEHERQHGAFDLVFSNLHKTDRIVSRSKLLASDRLWFCIHGILSTSYLGHRKGLDRWLKQRKIAAVYQDRNIVAVSQAVGDDLQQNLPIRPHRLAVINNPFDIAAIQQLAAEPCELAGQDYLVHVGRFHPHKRHDRLLKAYAQSGIQAPLALIGAGSDTQMAETKRLAEALGIADRVRFLGFQANPYPFIRNASLLVLSSDSEGFGNVLVEALLCDTPVVSTRCPGGPAEIMEKAGMAKALAELNESSLAEKMAEVYANPPEINHQQLLNYGLEPICRQYLALKK, encoded by the coding sequence ATGCGTATTCTGATGATTATCGACGGCCTGCCCGGGGGCGGTGCGGAAAAAGTGGTGCTGACCCTGTGCCAGGGCATGCAGCAAATGGGTCACGCCGTCAGCCTGATTTCGCTGCGCGACGTCTGTAAATACCCGATCCCGGCAGGTATCGATTATCAGGTCGTGGCCGACCGCAGCCGCGCACCGTGGCGCAAGCTGACCGAGCTTTCGCGCCGTGCCGCCGCGCTGGATCTGACGATCGCCGAACATGAGCGGCAACATGGTGCCTTTGATCTGGTGTTTTCCAACCTGCACAAGACCGATCGCATCGTCAGCCGCAGCAAGCTGCTGGCTTCGGATCGCCTGTGGTTTTGTATTCACGGCATTTTATCCACCTCCTATCTCGGCCACCGCAAGGGGCTGGACCGTTGGCTGAAGCAACGCAAAATCGCCGCCGTCTATCAGGATCGCAACATCGTCGCCGTTTCGCAGGCGGTGGGAGACGATCTGCAGCAAAACCTGCCTATCCGCCCGCATCGGCTGGCGGTGATCAACAACCCCTTCGATATCGCCGCCATTCAGCAATTGGCGGCGGAGCCCTGCGAACTGGCGGGGCAGGATTATCTGGTTCACGTCGGCCGCTTTCACCCGCACAAGCGGCACGATCGCCTGTTGAAAGCCTATGCGCAATCCGGCATCCAGGCGCCTCTGGCGCTGATCGGCGCCGGCAGCGATACCCAGATGGCGGAAACCAAACGGCTGGCGGAAGCACTGGGCATTGCGGATCGCGTGCGGTTTCTCGGTTTCCAGGCCAACCCCTACCCGTTTATCCGCAACGCGTCGCTGCTGGTGCTCAGCTCCGACAGCGAAGGGTTCGGCAACGTATTGGTGGAAGCCCTGCTGTGCGACACACCGGTGGTCAGCACCCGTTGCCCGGGGGGGCCTGCGGAAATTATGGAAAAAGCGGGGATGGCCAAGGCGCTGGCGGAGTTAAATGAAAGTTCGCTGGCGGAAAAAATGGCGGAAGTTTATGCCAACCCGCCGGAAATTAATCATCAGCAGTTGCTGAACTATGGCCTTGAGCCTATTTGCCGGCAATATCTGGCGCTGAAGAAATAA
- a CDS encoding glycosyltransferase family 4 protein produces MKAFRLAIVRQKYRPDGGAERFVSRALEALEQQDLDLNVITREWQGDANPNWHIHLCNPLKIGRISRERGFAEAARTLWQKEDFDLVQSHERIPGCDIYRAGDGVHRRWLLQRARLLPEWRRKWLFSNRYHRYVMCAERAMYAAPELKAVICNAEMIKQEIIDDFGVPADKITVIYNAIDNQKFLPADAEQRQRLREQYHIPQQAHCLIFVGSGFERKGLAAAIRAVAATGSHLLVVGKDKAEKRYRALAQSLGCGDRVHFMGVQKQTLPFYQAADALLLPTLYDPFPNVILEAMSCGLPVITSTTCGGSEFITPGQNGFVTDALDVAAIVEAIQALPRQALGSAMGEAARLRIMPATPAHLSEQLISLYNRLLD; encoded by the coding sequence ATGAAAGCATTTCGTTTGGCGATCGTCCGCCAAAAATACCGCCCCGACGGCGGAGCTGAGCGTTTCGTCTCACGCGCCCTCGAGGCGCTGGAGCAGCAAGATCTCGATCTGAACGTCATTACCCGCGAATGGCAGGGCGACGCCAATCCCAATTGGCACATTCACCTGTGCAACCCGCTGAAAATCGGCCGCATCAGCCGTGAACGGGGCTTCGCCGAAGCCGCCCGAACGCTGTGGCAGAAAGAAGACTTCGATTTGGTGCAAAGCCATGAGCGCATTCCCGGCTGCGATATCTACCGCGCCGGCGACGGCGTGCATCGCCGCTGGCTGCTGCAGCGCGCGCGCCTGCTGCCCGAATGGCGACGCAAATGGCTGTTTTCCAATCGCTATCACCGTTACGTGATGTGCGCAGAGCGCGCGATGTACGCCGCCCCGGAGCTGAAAGCCGTCATCTGCAACGCCGAGATGATCAAACAGGAAATCATCGATGACTTTGGCGTGCCCGCCGATAAAATCACGGTGATCTACAACGCCATCGACAACCAAAAATTCCTGCCCGCCGATGCCGAACAACGGCAGAGGCTGCGCGAGCAGTACCACATTCCCCAACAGGCGCACTGCCTGATTTTTGTCGGCTCCGGTTTTGAACGCAAAGGCCTGGCGGCCGCGATCCGTGCGGTGGCCGCCACGGGCAGCCATCTGCTGGTGGTCGGCAAGGACAAGGCCGAAAAACGCTATCGGGCGTTGGCTCAGTCACTGGGCTGTGGCGATCGCGTGCACTTTATGGGCGTGCAGAAGCAGACGCTGCCGTTTTATCAGGCGGCGGACGCGCTGCTGCTGCCGACGCTCTACGACCCCTTCCCCAATGTGATTCTGGAAGCGATGTCGTGTGGCCTGCCGGTGATCACCAGTACCACCTGCGGCGGATCCGAGTTTATCACCCCCGGGCAGAACGGCTTCGTCACCGATGCCCTCGACGTTGCGGCCATCGTCGAGGCGATTCAGGCCCTGCCGCGCCAGGCGTTGGGTTCCGCCATGGGCGAAGCGGCAAGATTGCGTATTATGCCGGCCACGCCGGCGCATCTCTCGGAACAGCTCATCTCCCTGTATAACCGACTACTGGACTAG